One Heptranchias perlo isolate sHepPer1 chromosome 39, sHepPer1.hap1, whole genome shotgun sequence DNA segment encodes these proteins:
- the LOC137305215 gene encoding HEPACAM family member 2-like isoform X3, whose translation MQFKGNGTSRLCVYLFTFNLFALIAAVTLRVQQDCLNGTVAQSVLLPTSYTISDSHGYLRIKWTRAGTRIVELKCTSKSDSNLTGCSHRASVPDRYKHRAVLFPENASLLLKDLQLNDSGTYELSISHSTGTEKASLMLTVQPDTRHRMDADKKRTPGVEAKVRYVSLIVILIFLCFTVKTRREFTNEQSCLVIY comes from the exons ATGCAATTTAAAGGAAATGGGACTTCTAGATTGTGTGTCTATCTTTTCACTTTTAATCTCTTTGCTCTGATCG CCGCTGTAACACTGAGAGTGCAACAGGACTGTCTGAATGGAACCGTTGCTCAGTCTGTGCTCCTACCTACCTCATACACAATCTCAGACTCACATGGTTACCTTCGGATCAAATGGACGAGAGCCGGGACTAGAATTGTGGAACTTAAATGTACATCCAAGTCAGACAGCAACCTCACTGGATGCAGCCATCGTGCATCTGTTCCTGATCGCTACAAACATCGGGCTGTGCTTTTTCCGGAGAATGCATCGTTGCTGCTGAAAGATTTGCAGCTGAACGACAGCGGGACTTATGAATTATCCATTAGCCACTCAACAGGTACAGAAAAGGCCAGCTTAATGTTAACAGTCCAGCCCGACACCAGGCATAGAATGG ATGCAGACAAGAAACGAACACCGGGAGTCGAAGCCAAAGTTCGATATGTTAGCCTTATTGTTATTTTGATCTTCTTGTGTTTTACTGTGAAAACGCGAAGAG